The following proteins come from a genomic window of Acetivibrio cellulolyticus CD2:
- a CDS encoding sensor histidine kinase, whose product MIQKLKTKFIIINMVLVSIVLIVTFITIGISTYQRLVSESYVALEENLSKLSAEGMPKRRIEPPRNEPPDDKKPMNNNVVFKVVLNSDNKIYKTVGNVEISDEVLNELIQQCINDNKPTGTISSQDFRYMMKDKHGVTEIAFYDLSSEQTIMYNLIITFTLVGLASLGAFFIISLYLAKWALKPVEKSWEQQRQFIADASHELKTPLTVILANTDVLAAHKGETIQSQLKWLDYIKTESTRMKGLVNDLLFLAKSDASRNTVVTSIFNFSDLVWSCVLPFESIAYEQGKDLQSDIKSDISFKGDEGKLKQLIMILLDNACKYSDEKGVIKINLSQKQDKILLEITNSGEPIPAQHLPHLFERFYRADESRARELGGYGLGLSIAQNIVEMHHGKISVTSTKEAGTTFYVIF is encoded by the coding sequence ATGATTCAAAAATTAAAAACAAAGTTCATTATAATAAATATGGTTTTAGTAAGCATTGTTCTCATAGTTACTTTTATTACAATTGGCATTTCCACGTATCAAAGACTAGTAAGTGAAAGCTATGTTGCACTTGAAGAAAATCTTTCAAAGCTTAGTGCTGAAGGAATGCCAAAAAGAAGAATAGAGCCGCCAAGAAATGAACCTCCTGATGATAAAAAACCTATGAATAACAATGTTGTTTTTAAAGTAGTTTTAAATTCTGACAATAAAATCTATAAAACAGTAGGAAACGTAGAAATATCTGATGAAGTGCTAAATGAACTTATTCAGCAATGTATCAATGATAATAAGCCGACCGGTACTATATCAAGTCAGGATTTTCGCTATATGATGAAGGATAAACATGGCGTTACAGAAATTGCCTTTTATGATTTAAGTTCAGAGCAAACTATTATGTACAACTTAATAATTACTTTTACACTGGTTGGTTTGGCCAGTTTAGGCGCCTTTTTCATTATTAGCCTTTATCTTGCCAAATGGGCTTTAAAACCTGTAGAAAAGTCTTGGGAACAACAGCGGCAATTTATTGCAGATGCTTCCCATGAATTAAAGACACCACTTACTGTTATCCTTGCTAATACAGATGTTCTAGCGGCTCATAAAGGAGAAACCATTCAAAGTCAACTCAAGTGGCTTGACTATATCAAGACAGAATCTACAAGAATGAAGGGTCTCGTAAATGATTTATTGTTTCTGGCCAAATCTGATGCATCAAGAAATACTGTAGTTACATCTATATTTAATTTTAGCGACCTGGTCTGGAGTTGTGTGCTTCCATTTGAATCAATTGCATATGAACAGGGTAAGGATTTACAAAGTGATATCAAGTCTGATATCTCTTTTAAGGGTGATGAGGGAAAACTTAAACAATTAATTATGATTCTTCTTGATAATGCCTGCAAATACTCAGATGAAAAAGGTGTTATAAAAATAAACTTAAGTCAAAAGCAGGATAAAATTCTTCTCGAAATAACAAACTCCGGAGAACCAATTCCTGCTCAGCACCTACCTCATTTATTTGAACGTTTCTACCGTGCAGATGAATCAAGAGCAAGGGAATTAGGTGGATATGGCCTTGGGCTGTCCATTGCACAAAATATTGTAGAAATGCATCATGGTAAGATCTCAGTAACAAGCACAAAAGAAGCTGGTACAACATTTTATGTCATTTTTTAG
- a CDS encoding cold-shock protein: MLNGTVKWFNAGKGFGFIEREDGEDVFVHFSAINADGYKTLNEGQKVQFEVENGQRGLQAKNVIPC; the protein is encoded by the coding sequence ATGTTAAATGGTACAGTTAAATGGTTCAATGCTGGAAAAGGTTTTGGATTTATCGAAAGAGAAGATGGTGAAGATGTATTTGTTCACTTCTCAGCAATAAATGCTGATGGTTATAAAACTCTTAACGAAGGTCAAAAAGTTCAGTTTGAGGTTGAAAACGGTCAACGTGGCTTACAGGCTAAGAACGTTATTCCTTGCTAA
- a CDS encoding undecaprenyl-diphosphate phosphatase: MEIIKAIILGIIEGITEWLPISSTGHMILADEFIKLNVSKEFKEVFLVVIQLGAILAVIMLFWNKLFPVSFKEKKLQVKKDTISLWMKVLVAVMPAAIIGIPFDDKIDALFYNYQTVTATLIIYGILFILLEKRNRAKTSLVNGFDQLSYKTAAIIGIFQVLSLIPGTSRSGATILGAILIGCSREIAAEFSFFLAIPVMFGASLLKIVKFGFAFTGSELTVLLSGMIVAFVVSIFAIKFLMGYIRRKDFTAFGYYRIVLGLIVMVYFMAFR; encoded by the coding sequence ATGGAAATTATTAAAGCAATTATTCTTGGTATTATTGAAGGAATTACAGAGTGGCTGCCAATCAGTAGTACGGGGCATATGATTTTGGCAGATGAGTTTATAAAGCTAAATGTGTCCAAAGAATTCAAGGAGGTATTTTTGGTTGTTATTCAGCTTGGAGCAATATTAGCAGTAATAATGCTATTTTGGAATAAGTTGTTTCCTGTATCTTTCAAAGAAAAGAAGCTGCAAGTAAAGAAGGATACTATTTCCTTGTGGATGAAGGTATTGGTTGCGGTTATGCCGGCAGCAATAATAGGTATACCTTTTGATGATAAAATAGATGCTCTATTCTACAATTACCAAACAGTTACAGCTACCTTAATTATTTATGGTATTTTATTTATCCTTCTGGAAAAGCGAAATAGAGCAAAGACTTCTTTGGTTAATGGGTTTGACCAACTTAGTTACAAGACAGCTGCAATAATCGGTATATTTCAAGTGTTGTCCTTGATTCCTGGGACTTCACGTTCTGGGGCAACTATTTTGGGGGCGATACTAATTGGCTGTTCAAGAGAAATAGCAGCGGAGTTCTCCTTCTTTTTAGCAATACCAGTTATGTTTGGAGCGAGTCTTTTAAAGATTGTTAAATTTGGATTTGCATTTACCGGATCAGAATTAACAGTACTTTTATCAGGTATGATTGTAGCTTTTGTGGTTTCAATTTTTGCAATTAAGTTTCTTATGGGATATATTAGAAGGAAAGATTTTACTGCCTTTGGTTATTATAGAATTGTACTGGGTTTGATTGTTATGGTATATTTTATGGCTTTTAGGTAA
- a CDS encoding CotH kinase family protein — protein sequence MNEKPHIMAVKVTATLLSIALLITVMACVPKFAPETAQALAQPEYIDKVFDKNTVNEISIDMDESDFQWIMDNATKEEFKSCNITINGEKFYNVGIRPKGNSSLSNLARSSETQRFSLKIDFDQYVNGQKYHGMEGLVLNNVMSDKSYMKEYLSFELFDFMGIASSSCAYSNIKINNKDWGLYLAVELVDESFIQRKFGSVEGNLYKPEGMDMGGAGNQNGGGPPDFGNFKGGQMPLPKGNNGDQMDGKIGAQDVQKPASEVIEPQNGLIKGNDQSKTDKQSGQDKQNTQNDQNIKTDSKSSGNQKRDMKIAGGFGGMGARGGTNLKYTDDNPESYSVVREGAVFKSTTDEDFKRVIEMIKNLNNGTELEKYLDVDEILRFWAVNTFLVNLDSYAGGMYHNYYLYEEDGLFTLLPWDFNMSFAGFSMKNASNAINFPIDKPVTGNLEDAPLIGKLLEVDEYKTRYHDYLKKIVEEYVGSGIYEKSINSVNALISDYVKKDATAFYTFEEYQKAIPAMKTFGKDRAASIIAQLDGTQPSTAYGTISTTLNLNDLGSMDFGGFGGNGNSEKKQGQQGGVQPQGDMQGGNMQPPDGMQPPGDMQEGNMQPPDGMQPPGDMQGGNMQPPDGMQTPGDMQQGGNMQLPGDLPQLENMNEVMQVIDEANGTELTDTQKEKLKSLGVDENMLKQILSMSKNMGFPGGQNSQNTTGMMKAQIVILLASVAVLLAGIIFVTRFRRKSYIICNKNLRGI from the coding sequence ATGAATGAAAAACCGCATATAATGGCTGTTAAAGTAACTGCAACGCTATTATCGATAGCACTATTGATAACTGTTATGGCCTGTGTCCCAAAGTTTGCACCTGAGACAGCACAAGCTTTAGCGCAACCTGAGTATATAGATAAGGTGTTTGATAAAAACACAGTAAATGAAATTAGTATTGATATGGATGAATCCGATTTTCAATGGATTATGGATAATGCGACAAAAGAGGAATTCAAAAGCTGCAATATAACTATCAATGGTGAGAAATTTTATAATGTTGGTATAAGGCCAAAGGGAAACTCAAGTTTGTCAAACCTTGCAAGGAGTAGCGAAACACAGCGTTTCAGTTTAAAGATTGACTTTGATCAATATGTTAATGGTCAAAAATATCATGGTATGGAGGGGTTGGTGCTCAATAATGTTATGTCTGATAAATCATACATGAAAGAGTATCTCTCGTTTGAATTGTTTGATTTTATGGGTATAGCATCCTCTTCATGTGCTTATTCCAATATCAAAATAAATAATAAAGATTGGGGATTATACCTTGCCGTTGAGCTTGTAGATGAAAGTTTTATACAAAGGAAATTTGGAAGTGTAGAGGGCAATTTGTATAAGCCTGAGGGCATGGACATGGGTGGCGCTGGCAATCAAAACGGCGGCGGACCTCCTGACTTTGGCAATTTTAAGGGTGGTCAAATGCCATTACCCAAAGGAAATAATGGAGATCAAATGGATGGCAAGATTGGAGCACAAGACGTCCAAAAGCCAGCATCTGAAGTTATAGAACCTCAAAATGGTCTAATAAAAGGAAATGATCAGAGCAAAACAGATAAACAAAGTGGACAGGATAAACAAAACACTCAAAACGATCAGAACATCAAAACTGATTCAAAGAGTTCCGGAAATCAGAAAAGAGATATGAAAATAGCAGGTGGATTTGGTGGAATGGGCGCGAGAGGTGGCACCAATCTCAAATATACAGATGATAATCCTGAAAGTTATTCAGTTGTAAGAGAGGGTGCAGTTTTTAAATCAACAACAGATGAAGACTTTAAAAGAGTAATTGAAATGATCAAAAACCTAAATAATGGTACTGAGCTTGAGAAATATCTTGATGTAGACGAAATACTAAGATTCTGGGCAGTAAATACTTTCCTGGTCAATCTGGACAGTTATGCAGGTGGGATGTATCATAACTACTATCTATATGAGGAAGATGGACTTTTTACACTCTTGCCATGGGATTTTAATATGTCCTTTGCAGGTTTTAGTATGAAGAATGCCTCAAATGCAATTAATTTTCCAATAGATAAACCTGTTACAGGTAATTTGGAGGATGCGCCTCTTATAGGGAAGCTTCTTGAAGTAGACGAGTATAAGACTCGTTACCACGATTATTTAAAGAAAATTGTTGAAGAATATGTAGGAAGCGGCATATACGAAAAGTCAATTAACAGTGTAAATGCGCTCATAAGTGATTATGTAAAAAAAGATGCAACAGCATTCTACACGTTTGAGGAATATCAAAAAGCAATACCCGCTATGAAAACTTTTGGAAAAGACCGGGCTGCCAGCATTATTGCACAACTTGACGGAACTCAGCCTTCTACCGCTTATGGAACAATATCAACCACGCTTAACCTGAATGACTTAGGGAGTATGGATTTTGGAGGTTTTGGCGGTAATGGTAATTCAGAAAAGAAACAAGGGCAACAAGGTGGTGTGCAGCCACAGGGAGACATGCAAGGGGGAAATATGCAACCTCCTGATGGTATGCAGCCACCGGGAGACATGCAGGAGGGAAATATGCAACCTCCTGATGGTATGCAACCACCGGGGGACATGCAAGGGGGGAATATGCAACCTCCTGATGGCATGCAAACACCCGGAGATATGCAGCAGGGTGGCAATATGCAACTGCCAGGTGATTTGCCGCAATTGGAGAATATGAATGAAGTAATGCAAGTTATTGATGAAGCAAACGGGACAGAACTAACGGATACGCAAAAGGAAAAGCTTAAATCACTGGGCGTTGATGAAAATATGCTGAAACAAATTCTAAGCATGTCCAAAAATATGGGTTTTCCGGGTGGACAAAATTCTCAGAACACTACTGGAATGATGAAGGCTCAAATTGTTATTTTATTGGCTTCAGTTGCAGTTTTATTGGCAGGTATAATATTTGTTACAAGATTCAGAAGAAAAAGCTATATTATATGTAATAAAAATCTGAGGGGCATCTAG
- a CDS encoding polyphosphate polymerase domain-containing protein translates to MHNIKYRHEFKHYINIGDRLLLQSKLRHIMKPDSNAGPDGNYLIRSLYFDTPDDKALMEKISGVDNREKFRIRLYNHNDSYIRLEKKIKVNGLTAKLSTKLTKDQCSDILNGNIEWMKDSNNQVLNEVYHKMRHQRLAPRTIVDYDREAYVYKAGNVRVTIDKSIRTGITSTDIFSKDLPTVEALDKKMAVLEVKFDEFLPDIISDIVQLGDRHKLSVSKYALCRMYG, encoded by the coding sequence ATGCATAATATAAAATACCGCCATGAATTCAAACACTATATTAACATTGGAGATCGTTTATTGTTACAAAGCAAGCTTAGGCATATTATGAAGCCTGATTCAAATGCCGGACCTGACGGAAACTACCTTATAAGAAGTTTGTATTTTGATACTCCTGATGACAAGGCACTGATGGAAAAGATTTCAGGTGTAGATAACCGTGAGAAATTCCGTATTCGCTTATATAATCATAATGATTCATATATAAGGCTTGAGAAGAAAATAAAGGTTAATGGGCTTACAGCTAAATTGAGTACAAAACTAACTAAAGATCAGTGCAGCGATATTTTAAACGGTAACATTGAATGGATGAAAGATTCAAATAACCAGGTTTTAAATGAGGTATACCATAAAATGAGACACCAGAGGCTAGCACCGCGTACTATTGTAGATTATGACAGGGAGGCGTATGTATACAAAGCAGGTAATGTAAGGGTTACAATTGATAAATCAATAAGGACAGGTATTACCAGTACAGATATATTTAGTAAGGATCTACCAACAGTAGAAGCCCTTGATAAAAAGATGGCAGTGCTTGAAGTAAAGTTTGATGAGTTTTTACCGGATATAATAAGTGATATTGTTCAGCTTGGTGATCGACATAAACTTTCGGTTTCAAAGTACGCTCTTTGCCGTATGTACGGTTAA
- a CDS encoding DUF47 domain-containing protein produces MARKKDEYYYDTFVELVEHSCKAADLLNKIMNNFKADELVKKVEEMHSIEHAGDEARHVMTKKLVKEFITPIEREDIMALANTIDNVTDAIEDVALRMYMFNVTNIRPYALKMTEVIVKCCDSLKVALGELHNFRKSKTLHELIVDVNHLEEDGDKLYTEAMRDLYVNCNDFKEVAAWESTFHFLEKCCDACEDVANAIEDVIMKNS; encoded by the coding sequence ATGGCTCGTAAAAAAGATGAATACTACTATGATACGTTTGTAGAATTAGTTGAACACTCTTGTAAAGCAGCAGATTTGTTGAATAAAATCATGAACAATTTTAAGGCGGACGAATTAGTAAAGAAAGTAGAAGAAATGCACAGTATTGAGCATGCTGGAGATGAAGCAAGGCATGTAATGACAAAAAAGCTGGTAAAGGAATTTATCACGCCTATTGAGAGAGAAGATATCATGGCATTGGCAAATACAATAGATAATGTTACAGATGCAATTGAGGATGTTGCGCTTAGAATGTATATGTTTAATGTTACGAATATCCGTCCATATGCTTTAAAGATGACAGAAGTTATTGTTAAATGCTGTGACTCATTAAAGGTAGCTCTTGGTGAGCTGCATAATTTCAGAAAATCCAAGACTTTACATGAATTGATCGTAGATGTTAATCACCTTGAGGAAGATGGAGACAAGCTTTATACAGAAGCTATGAGGGATCTATACGTCAATTGTAATGACTTTAAAGAAGTGGCAGCATGGGAATCTACATTCCACTTCCTGGAGAAGTGCTGTGATGCTTGTGAAGATGTTGCAAATGCGATTGAAGACGTTATTATGAAGAATTCATAA
- a CDS encoding DUF4956 domain-containing protein — translation MRSEVTNNQVNFNDIFKSNFLEKVSSFSALDTLIALGLAFALGLFIYFVYKKTFKGVMYSKSFSISLVALTMITTLLILAVTSNVVLSLGMVGALSIIRFRSAIKDPMDIAYLFWAIATGIVLGAGLIPLAVFGAVFIGIILVIFVNKSNTDNPYVLIVNCEDDKAESNVLKLVQDNVKKYVVKSKTVTGGKGIEITVEIRLKSMETTFVNEISRQNGVSSAVMVSYNGDYMS, via the coding sequence ATGAGAAGTGAAGTGACAAACAATCAGGTTAATTTTAATGATATATTTAAATCGAATTTTTTGGAAAAGGTTTCGAGCTTTTCAGCCCTAGATACTTTAATAGCGTTAGGACTTGCATTTGCTTTGGGATTATTCATTTATTTTGTTTACAAGAAAACATTCAAGGGTGTAATGTACTCTAAAAGCTTTAGCATTTCGTTGGTAGCATTGACCATGATAACTACTCTTTTGATTCTGGCAGTTACATCCAATGTGGTTCTTTCGCTTGGTATGGTGGGTGCTCTTTCAATTATAAGATTCCGTTCAGCTATAAAAGACCCAATGGATATAGCATACCTCTTCTGGGCAATAGCAACAGGTATTGTATTGGGTGCAGGTCTTATTCCGCTGGCTGTTTTTGGTGCTGTATTTATTGGAATAATACTCGTTATATTTGTTAATAAAAGCAATACAGATAACCCATATGTTCTTATAGTTAACTGTGAAGATGATAAAGCTGAAAGTAATGTACTAAAACTTGTACAGGATAATGTAAAGAAATATGTGGTTAAGTCCAAGACTGTAACAGGCGGAAAAGGTATAGAAATTACAGTTGAAATACGCCTTAAGAGTATGGAAACAACATTTGTTAATGAAATTAGCAGGCAAAATGGAGTTTCCAGTGCAGTAATGGTAAGTTATAATGGTGATTACATGAGCTAA
- a CDS encoding asparaginase, whose product MEPLVALTRSNYIESLHYGFICVVNSSGKILYHLGDYNTKIFFRSSAKPIQAIPLIKSGAAKAFNLSKKEIAIACASHTGQKKHQETIKSILNKLDLDEANLHCGITKPSNAEEYKNLVSEGNSPSATHCSCSGKHSSMLALAKFRGYDIGSYEKTGSPVQQEILQTIAEFTNEDVNSIPFGTDGCGVPVYLLPIYKIALSYAKFSENSENPASSYYYPCRTIFESMVSFPEMVAGDKEFCTELMQVTKGKLIGKLGSEAVYCLGVKEGNLGICIKIIDGNSRALYPIVIQILKELDILDEAEFSKLKHWYNIELKNNLNETIGKILPIFNIKKPISHRHFLGENILFE is encoded by the coding sequence ATGGAACCATTAGTTGCACTAACAAGGTCTAATTATATAGAAAGCCTGCATTATGGGTTTATCTGTGTAGTAAACTCATCTGGAAAAATTCTTTATCATCTGGGTGATTACAATACTAAAATATTTTTCCGTTCGTCTGCAAAACCGATTCAAGCAATACCGCTTATCAAATCAGGTGCAGCAAAAGCATTTAACCTTTCGAAAAAGGAAATTGCCATTGCATGCGCCTCACATACTGGTCAAAAAAAGCACCAGGAGACTATTAAATCGATTTTGAACAAACTGGACCTTGATGAGGCAAACCTGCACTGCGGCATAACAAAGCCTTCTAATGCTGAAGAATATAAAAACCTTGTAAGCGAAGGCAACTCACCTTCAGCCACCCACTGCAGCTGTTCCGGCAAGCACTCCTCAATGCTGGCTCTTGCTAAATTCAGAGGATACGATATAGGTAGTTATGAAAAAACAGGCAGCCCCGTACAACAAGAGATTTTACAAACAATCGCCGAATTCACCAATGAGGATGTAAACTCTATACCTTTTGGAACTGACGGATGCGGTGTGCCGGTATACCTTCTACCTATATATAAAATTGCCCTGTCGTACGCAAAATTTTCGGAGAATTCCGAGAACCCAGCTAGTTCTTATTACTATCCATGCAGAACTATTTTTGAGTCTATGGTAAGCTTCCCGGAAATGGTTGCAGGTGACAAAGAATTCTGTACAGAGTTGATGCAGGTGACAAAAGGAAAACTCATAGGAAAGTTAGGCAGCGAGGCAGTGTATTGTCTTGGTGTAAAAGAAGGTAACCTTGGTATCTGTATAAAGATTATTGATGGTAATAGTCGGGCACTTTATCCAATAGTCATTCAAATTTTAAAAGAGCTTGATATTTTAGATGAAGCAGAGTTCTCAAAGCTAAAACACTGGTACAACATTGAATTGAAAAACAATTTAAATGAAACCATAGGAAAAATACTGCCTATTTTCAACATAAAAAAGCCGATAAGTCATCGGCATTTTTTAGGCGAAAATATTTTATTTGAGTAA
- a CDS encoding response regulator transcription factor produces the protein MSDKKLIYIADDEVNICNIIKSFLVKEGYEVETFNDGRKILEAFNKRPADMLIIDIMMPELDGFSLCSSIREKSNVPVIIVSAKDTETDKIAGLTLGSDDYLTKPFSPMELIARIKSIFRRIEMDKIKNEKVQKIKIADVVINSDKKQAEINDKNIGLTNMEFALLYYLAVNKNKAVSRSELLDKVWGFDNEVETRATDDMIKRVRKKLTDVGSALKIETVWGYGFKVEDKE, from the coding sequence ATGTCCGACAAAAAACTGATTTATATAGCAGATGACGAGGTTAATATATGCAATATAATAAAATCTTTTCTTGTTAAAGAAGGGTATGAAGTAGAAACGTTCAATGATGGCCGTAAAATACTTGAAGCGTTTAATAAAAGACCGGCGGACATGCTTATTATAGATATCATGATGCCGGAATTGGACGGTTTTTCTCTATGTTCATCAATTAGAGAGAAAAGTAATGTACCTGTTATAATTGTATCTGCTAAAGATACTGAGACAGACAAAATAGCAGGCCTTACATTAGGGAGTGATGACTATCTTACAAAGCCGTTCAGCCCTATGGAACTTATTGCAAGGATCAAAAGCATATTTCGCAGAATCGAGATGGATAAAATCAAGAATGAAAAAGTTCAAAAAATAAAGATTGCAGATGTTGTTATAAACTCCGACAAAAAGCAAGCCGAAATTAATGATAAAAATATCGGTTTGACTAACATGGAGTTTGCATTGCTTTATTACCTTGCCGTTAACAAAAACAAAGCAGTAAGCCGCAGTGAACTTCTAGATAAGGTATGGGGTTTTGATAATGAAGTAGAAACACGTGCTACTGATGACATGATAAAGAGAGTCCGTAAAAAGCTTACAGATGTAGGTTCAGCTTTAAAAATCGAAACGGTATGGGGATATGGCTTCAAAGTTGAAGATAAGGAATGA
- a CDS encoding sensor histidine kinase, which translates to MKRNTMKWRIFKYNIIIIVGLIALTTIVFNIAIRFYIEGDIKKQLSMIAQQTEYTALHKGPDFFPIKDKKSPPPPPDTINETNKTDIDLLGFHFMLDHSLREPLSILNANYILLDNNKEVIPSPSEDYFSLPENIVEKVTNEIGHLKDVEDQKYINFTINGTEYISIIKPISNQNSIGLGWLVIYSTLQKVNQLKLAINAILLVILVLSALIVAVFSSIAAKKISAPFSSLSKHIGAIAERNFGTKIDLPVDDELQEFVININTMSEKLESYDKAQKTFLQNASHEFRTPLMSIQSYAEGIKYDVVEKDTAADIIIDETKRMTHLVEDLLYLSRLDAIEENYHYNALDFNDFINTCKERMNGIAIKSNISLIANSLSYNISIYADEDKLFRAFTNIISNCIRYANNTVEIKSQKLSENQLQITICDDGPGIDAKELPNIFERFYKGKKGNVGLGLAISKNVIEKHNGKITAHNSQCGAIFTIILPIK; encoded by the coding sequence ATGAAGAGAAACACAATGAAATGGCGGATCTTCAAATACAACATTATCATAATAGTTGGATTGATAGCATTGACAACTATAGTGTTTAATATCGCCATCCGTTTTTATATTGAAGGTGATATCAAAAAACAGTTGAGTATGATCGCCCAGCAAACTGAATACACAGCATTGCATAAGGGTCCTGACTTTTTCCCCATTAAAGATAAAAAATCACCTCCTCCACCACCAGACACTATAAATGAAACTAACAAAACCGATATCGATCTGCTAGGGTTTCATTTTATGTTGGATCATTCGTTGAGGGAACCTCTTTCAATACTTAATGCCAATTATATACTTCTAGATAATAACAAGGAAGTAATCCCATCTCCAAGCGAGGATTATTTTAGCCTTCCAGAAAATATAGTTGAAAAAGTAACAAACGAGATAGGGCACTTAAAAGATGTAGAAGATCAAAAATATATTAATTTTACAATAAACGGAACAGAATATATATCAATTATCAAACCTATTTCTAATCAGAATTCCATCGGACTAGGCTGGCTGGTAATTTACTCAACCCTCCAAAAGGTTAATCAGCTTAAGTTAGCGATAAATGCTATATTACTTGTAATTCTTGTTTTATCAGCATTAATTGTTGCTGTCTTCTCGTCCATAGCAGCAAAAAAAATATCCGCACCCTTTTCTTCTCTAAGCAAACATATTGGAGCAATTGCAGAGAGGAATTTCGGAACAAAAATTGACCTGCCTGTAGATGATGAGCTGCAGGAATTTGTGATTAATATAAATACCATGTCTGAGAAGCTTGAATCGTATGATAAAGCTCAGAAAACCTTTCTGCAAAATGCTTCACACGAGTTTAGAACTCCTCTTATGTCTATTCAAAGTTATGCTGAAGGAATAAAGTATGATGTCGTAGAAAAAGACACTGCTGCTGATATAATAATTGATGAAACCAAGCGAATGACCCATCTTGTAGAAGATTTATTATATTTGTCGCGTCTTGATGCAATAGAAGAAAACTACCACTATAACGCTCTGGATTTTAACGATTTTATAAATACCTGTAAGGAACGAATGAACGGCATTGCTATAAAAAGCAATATAAGCCTTATAGCCAATTCCCTCAGTTATAATATTTCAATATATGCAGATGAAGATAAGCTCTTCAGAGCATTTACGAATATAATCAGCAACTGCATACGATATGCAAACAATACTGTAGAGATCAAATCACAAAAGCTTTCCGAAAATCAGCTCCAGATTACCATATGTGATGATGGCCCCGGAATTGATGCCAAAGAGCTTCCAAATATCTTTGAAAGATTTTACAAAGGCAAAAAGGGTAACGTCGGCCTGGGTTTAGCTATCAGCAAAAATGTAATAGAAAAACACAATGGAAAAATAACAGCACATAATTCCCAATGTGGTGCAATTTTTACAATTATATTGCCTATAAAATGA
- a CDS encoding response regulator transcription factor: MRILIVEDEIRLADTLREIMLENKYIVDVVYNGADGLDYAMTGVYDVIVLDVMLPKINGFEVVKTMRKNKLQTPVILLTAKDEVSDKIAGLDSGADDYLTKPFVPDELLARIRALSRRQGEIIMDSMQFSDLSLNLATYMLECGSKSVHLGYKEFEILRLLMLNPTMVVPKETLITRVWGDESDAEDNNVEVYISFLRKKFSYLGSKATVSTVRKIGYFLEEAP; this comes from the coding sequence ATGAGGATCTTAATAGTTGAAGATGAAATCAGACTTGCGGACACACTCCGTGAAATCATGCTTGAAAATAAATATATAGTGGATGTTGTGTATAATGGCGCAGATGGCCTGGACTATGCAATGACAGGCGTTTATGATGTTATTGTACTGGATGTAATGCTCCCCAAAATTAATGGCTTCGAAGTTGTTAAAACAATGAGAAAAAACAAACTGCAAACTCCTGTAATTCTTCTTACTGCAAAGGATGAAGTATCAGACAAAATAGCAGGTTTGGACAGCGGGGCTGATGATTATTTAACCAAGCCTTTTGTTCCTGATGAGCTATTAGCCAGAATCCGTGCATTGTCCAGAAGACAAGGCGAAATAATCATGGATTCAATGCAATTTTCAGACCTGTCTCTTAATCTTGCTACCTATATGTTGGAATGCGGATCAAAATCAGTGCATTTAGGTTATAAAGAATTCGAAATACTACGCTTGCTTATGTTAAACCCAACGATGGTTGTTCCAAAGGAAACACTAATTACTAGAGTATGGGGAGATGAATCCGACGCAGAGGATAATAATGTGGAAGTATATATTTCATTTCTAAGAAAGAAGTTTTCCTATCTAGGCTCAAAAGCAACTGTTTCAACTGTTAGGAAAATTGGGTACTTCCTAGAGGAGGCACCTTAA